From a region of the Leptospira kmetyi serovar Malaysia str. Bejo-Iso9 genome:
- a CDS encoding serine hydrolase domain-containing protein yields MIRRRFLISVAYAYVCICAVLIAGCDANGTYYRAITNVYPDTKTNDIFPVKKVLASPPVSKLPENKEFIFPNILTFQTMKGKESSSLDDLFTRTETDALVVVKNDKVVLEKYGKNSGRNSVYSVFSVSKSIVSTLIGIAIEEGKIRSVDDPVIEYIPELKNKGLDPLTIRDLLLMSSGIDYQRIEDTFFLFIPFSPDIQTFYGNDLRGIVSTLKAGKNPIGASFNYNDYYPILEGIILERATNMSVSLYTQKKIWEPMGMEFDSFWTLDSEEKGFERTLVGFKASAVDLARFGLLFLHRGNWNGKKIFSERWVQEATSPNPQDSREWKVFPFWPKLGGFYKYHWWGLKNSDQSYDFMARGNLGQLIYVSPSTRTVIVRLGSEPDPNYQWPFIARSIAEAIR; encoded by the coding sequence ATGATTCGAAGACGGTTTTTAATTTCGGTTGCGTACGCTTATGTTTGTATTTGTGCAGTTTTGATTGCAGGTTGCGACGCGAACGGAACGTATTATAGGGCGATCACGAATGTGTATCCCGATACGAAAACCAACGATATCTTTCCGGTAAAAAAAGTCCTCGCGTCTCCTCCCGTTTCAAAACTACCCGAAAATAAAGAATTCATTTTTCCTAATATTCTCACCTTTCAAACGATGAAAGGAAAAGAATCTTCCTCCTTAGACGATTTGTTTACACGTACGGAAACCGACGCCTTAGTCGTTGTCAAAAACGACAAAGTGGTTCTCGAAAAATATGGTAAAAATTCCGGAAGGAATTCGGTTTATTCAGTATTCTCGGTTTCCAAGTCGATTGTATCGACGTTGATCGGAATCGCGATCGAAGAAGGCAAGATCCGAAGCGTAGACGATCCAGTGATCGAATATATCCCCGAACTGAAAAACAAGGGATTGGATCCTTTAACGATTCGAGATTTGTTGCTCATGTCTTCGGGGATCGACTATCAAAGAATCGAAGACACTTTTTTTTTGTTCATTCCGTTCTCTCCCGATATTCAAACGTTTTACGGAAACGATTTAAGAGGAATCGTTTCGACTTTAAAGGCCGGTAAGAATCCGATCGGAGCCTCGTTCAATTACAACGATTATTATCCGATTTTGGAAGGAATCATTTTAGAACGTGCGACTAATATGAGCGTTTCCTTATATACTCAGAAAAAAATCTGGGAGCCGATGGGGATGGAATTCGATTCCTTTTGGACCTTGGACAGCGAGGAAAAAGGTTTTGAAAGAACTCTCGTAGGTTTTAAAGCGAGCGCGGTCGATCTGGCGCGTTTCGGTCTTTTATTCTTACATCGAGGAAATTGGAACGGTAAAAAAATTTTTTCCGAACGTTGGGTTCAGGAAGCGACCTCTCCGAATCCGCAGGACTCAAGAGAATGGAAGGTCTTTCCATTTTGGCCGAAGTTGGGCGGCTTTTATAAATATCATTGGTGGGGTTTAAAAAACTCGGATCAATCCTATGATTTTATGGCTCGGGGCAATCTGGGTCAGTTGATTTATGTTTCTCCGTCGACCCGTACGGTGATCGTTCGTTTGGGAAGCGAGCCGGATCCGAACTATCAATGGCCTTTTATCGCGAGATCGATTGCGGAAGCGATCCGCTGA
- a CDS encoding DUF1554 domain-containing protein, with translation MIAALALLVAQNNAANGGSSDSKLRVFVTATSYDGNLGGINGADTKCSTDANKPSTGTYKAFITGDSGGLGRRYACINDGVVCPSNPTTGAKNWILQASKDYYRIDQTTKVFTTDANGLISTVSNPIQATAASFWSGFVATTTDWSAAGTGTCGNWQSNAFGNNGNAGQANAATVALKGSTIPACDSAPQKLLCVEQ, from the coding sequence GTGATCGCCGCTTTGGCGCTGTTAGTCGCTCAAAATAATGCGGCCAACGGCGGATCGAGCGATTCTAAACTTCGTGTTTTTGTAACCGCGACTTCCTATGACGGAAATCTCGGCGGGATCAACGGAGCGGATACGAAATGTTCGACCGATGCCAACAAACCTTCGACCGGAACGTATAAGGCTTTTATCACCGGAGATTCGGGCGGTTTAGGAAGAAGATACGCTTGTATCAACGACGGTGTCGTATGTCCGAGTAATCCGACCACTGGAGCGAAAAACTGGATCTTACAAGCAAGTAAGGATTATTATCGAATCGATCAAACCACAAAGGTATTTACGACCGATGCGAACGGTTTGATTTCCACTGTGAGCAATCCCATCCAAGCAACGGCGGCTTCGTTTTGGTCCGGGTTTGTTGCGACCACGACCGATTGGTCTGCGGCGGGAACGGGAACTTGCGGAAACTGGCAGAGTAACGCGTTCGGTAACAATGGAAACGCGGGACAAGCGAATGCGGCGACGGTGGCCTTAAAAGGAAGTACGATTCCGGCCTGTGATTCGGCTCCTCAGAAACTTCTCTGCGTAGAACAATAA
- a CDS encoding rhodanese-like domain-containing protein — protein sequence MRNLLIFLSILCIGGILIGKEKTVIKSKNRIPNRLIDYKTFQNTVNSSSEEREAKRLTEEEFLRMIENEDVVLLDARSESRYKLRHIRGAVSLPFTEFTKESLAHAIPNLHSKVLIYCNNNFTGSPQAFAAKAPAASLNLSTFISLKAYGYQNVYELGPLLDVKTTKIPFEGSEVE from the coding sequence ATGAGAAATCTTTTGATTTTTTTATCGATTCTTTGTATAGGCGGCATTCTTATCGGGAAGGAGAAAACCGTGATCAAATCCAAAAACAGAATTCCGAATCGGCTCATCGACTACAAAACGTTTCAGAATACGGTCAATTCTTCCTCGGAGGAAAGAGAGGCCAAACGTCTTACGGAAGAGGAATTTTTAAGAATGATCGAAAACGAGGACGTCGTTCTTTTGGATGCGCGTTCCGAATCGCGTTACAAACTCAGACATATCCGAGGCGCGGTGAGCCTTCCGTTTACGGAGTTCACAAAAGAATCCTTGGCTCATGCGATCCCGAATTTACATTCTAAAGTTTTAATATACTGCAATAATAATTTTACCGGAAGTCCTCAAGCCTTTGCCGCAAAAGCTCCGGCGGCATCTCTGAACCTTTCCACATTCATTTCGCTCAAAGCGTACGGTTATCAGAATGTCTACGAACTCGGTCCTCTTTTGGACGTCAAAACGACGAAGATTCCGTTCGAAGGAAGTGAAGTGGAGTAA
- a CDS encoding biotin--[acetyl-CoA-carboxylase] ligase: protein MQNVLLQPEKGIFLQSVTSTNTVIKSKEFPHGTWIVAEEQTAGRGRKDRTWEVFGEESLIFSGKIGLENFDGGPGLSLFIGTALCKAILSVYPELTRDIKIKWPNDLYRGKKKVAGILIESEIEGSSITLIIGIGLNLFGNVDSIPSHLSDAGFLNTNPDRAGKKSEILEKLIPFLNEAILLWKDSEGRKKELILLNELLLWKGQSVSYTENGQLLTGVLEGLGENGSLILKTPSGTRLDFIDSPEDFHSLN from the coding sequence ATGCAGAATGTTTTACTTCAACCGGAAAAAGGAATCTTCTTACAATCGGTAACATCGACAAACACAGTCATCAAAAGCAAAGAGTTCCCGCACGGAACTTGGATCGTCGCGGAAGAACAAACCGCAGGTAGAGGAAGAAAGGATAGAACCTGGGAAGTTTTCGGAGAAGAATCCCTGATCTTTTCCGGAAAAATCGGACTCGAAAATTTCGACGGAGGACCGGGCCTTTCCTTGTTTATCGGAACCGCGCTTTGCAAAGCCATTCTTTCCGTTTATCCAGAACTTACCCGCGACATTAAAATCAAATGGCCGAACGATTTATACAGAGGAAAGAAAAAGGTTGCAGGAATTCTAATAGAGTCGGAGATCGAAGGTTCTTCCATCACTCTGATCATAGGAATCGGATTGAACTTATTCGGGAATGTGGATTCGATTCCTTCCCATCTCAGCGACGCGGGATTCTTGAACACGAATCCGGATCGCGCCGGTAAAAAAAGCGAGATCTTGGAAAAGCTGATTCCGTTTTTAAACGAGGCGATTCTTCTTTGGAAGGATTCCGAAGGAAGAAAAAAGGAACTGATTTTGTTAAACGAACTCCTACTTTGGAAAGGCCAGTCCGTAAGTTATACGGAAAACGGCCAACTCCTGACGGGAGTATTGGAAGGATTGGGTGAAAACGGCTCCTTAATCCTCAAAACTCCTTCCGGAACACGGCTGGATTTCATTGACAGCCCGGAGGACTTCCATTCTCTAAACTAA
- a CDS encoding thiolase family protein yields the protein MKLAKPLAICTPRRTPFAQIAKALGPYPGHHLGKIVAEDILAKSKLKPSQIDGVVVGEGFSNAPNSARVIANLVGMRDEIACITVANNCVSGMEAVAEAARRIVLGEGEVFLAIGEESQTSMPFIVKNARLNKKAGSLDKLKKLLPDNLPEGVELRDTLEDGLGDGETSYGMQVTAEIVAQNYALSREIQDKLAFESFKRALEASKAGKYAPYIIPMKDDEGNELTIDEAVGLREGLVENPTRMGRAMLMFDNPAMKFEEFKTKYAKDLKKSHGPTVSIFNASPRSDGAAGVIVTTVEKAKELGLTIEAVVSGWNMKGVHPNNMGIGQAAATEALLADVGLKIQDVDYVEIHEAFAATAVGALEQIKMDTGWDWEKSFDAKKINPNGGSIAIGHPFGATGIRLIANAIMDLKEDPSANKVVITACAHGGIAGSMLIERYKG from the coding sequence ATGAAATTAGCAAAACCTTTGGCAATTTGTACGCCAAGAAGAACTCCTTTTGCTCAGATCGCGAAAGCTCTGGGACCATACCCTGGTCATCACCTGGGGAAAATAGTCGCAGAAGATATTCTCGCTAAAAGCAAATTGAAGCCGTCTCAAATCGACGGAGTTGTTGTTGGAGAAGGATTTAGTAACGCGCCTAACTCTGCAAGAGTGATCGCGAACCTGGTCGGAATGAGAGACGAGATCGCCTGTATCACCGTTGCGAATAACTGCGTTTCCGGTATGGAAGCGGTTGCGGAAGCGGCTCGTAGAATCGTTCTCGGTGAAGGCGAAGTGTTCCTCGCAATCGGCGAAGAATCCCAAACTTCCATGCCTTTCATCGTTAAAAACGCTCGTTTGAACAAAAAAGCGGGTTCTCTTGATAAACTTAAAAAACTTCTTCCAGACAATCTTCCGGAAGGCGTTGAACTCAGAGATACTTTGGAAGACGGACTCGGCGACGGAGAAACTTCTTACGGTATGCAGGTGACTGCCGAAATCGTAGCTCAGAACTACGCTCTTTCCCGTGAGATCCAAGACAAACTCGCGTTCGAATCTTTCAAAAGAGCATTAGAAGCTTCTAAAGCTGGAAAATACGCTCCTTACATCATCCCTATGAAAGACGACGAAGGCAACGAGCTTACGATCGACGAAGCGGTTGGTCTCCGTGAAGGCCTGGTGGAAAACCCGACTCGTATGGGACGCGCTATGCTTATGTTCGATAACCCTGCGATGAAGTTCGAAGAATTCAAAACCAAATACGCGAAGGATCTTAAAAAATCCCACGGACCTACGGTTTCCATCTTCAACGCAAGTCCTCGTTCCGATGGAGCGGCGGGTGTGATCGTTACTACCGTTGAAAAAGCGAAAGAACTCGGTCTTACGATCGAAGCCGTGGTTTCCGGATGGAACATGAAAGGCGTTCATCCGAACAACATGGGAATCGGTCAAGCTGCGGCCACCGAAGCTCTTCTTGCCGATGTCGGTTTAAAAATCCAAGACGTCGACTACGTTGAAATCCACGAGGCTTTCGCCGCTACCGCGGTTGGAGCTCTCGAGCAAATCAAAATGGACACCGGCTGGGATTGGGAAAAATCCTTCGACGCGAAAAAGATCAACCCGAACGGCGGTTCTATCGCGATCGGTCACCCGTTCGGAGCGACCGGAATCCGTTTGATCGCAAACGCGATCATGGATTTGAAAGAAGATCCGTCCGCGAACAAAGTCGTGATCACCGCTTGTGCTCACGGTGGAATCGCAGGATCCATGTTGATCGAAAGATACAAAGGTTAA
- a CDS encoding TonB-dependent receptor plug domain-containing protein, with protein MKESAPFTSTLFLILSWVFVLVVFFHSPLFAQKPLLVEVVITDETGNNAVSNTPVVFQEIGKYLITNGEGSVKVAFPAPGTYNLRIMTSEKVFKKTVTVEYDGQKKFLFVRKPVPGEINVYGDKDLESLSRYTLNQEEIRRLPGAQNDALKAIQTLPGIAAVPPIGLSSSSFNNLVNSVGNSNPYSNSERGFLVMRGGGTLANGYYLDGFPMTYPYHLGDQSSVLNNNIIKSFNIYSGAFPVQFGFATGGIIDIRTPDAVAKTFSVINLNTFLSDVYHQNKIAENLYAIVSARKSYPNVTMLKLYPEGIPQDAKYADYEDYQAKFNWKPGNNHTFNVLLFGAKDKQKYTKAQDDFENSKKEFLGLSTLQEAASGRPPVGLERLFRTSGFRYTYNNKSWFETSVSLSNNYFRENFEVNFNNPLTAELIFGLQNVTTQNINFLENNTRVTLIERHLTFRFGGQLREKTIQLQGEDIKSSNSTFLDFFNSLLDSNRQFRALIEGDHIHTREIAGFAELEFKIGGFSVLPGYRHDYYDKVHEKRDAFRGRAEYEILKTGTKFLAGTGEHYNAPLQIEQYSARSGNPNLKMEHSIHSSVGIEQRISSDYIIKVEGFHNQYSNLVTPDSYVQDPYQPNNEKRDIVNHTADVEKNPYIVRNMNYSNSRDGYSRGVEFFLKANQGSARRFFGWISYTNSVSKRNNHQPQLTDDEEKQRTKDNRGHRLQYQLHEGGNYLNYYDDGKFELLVDNDKLLLYDYDRTHILNIVFAWKFGQSWQIGSKYTYLTNVPITPIVGSNKAAAIASTGINLYNPKYADHYNSGRWPDFHQLDIRIDRFMNYQWGYVNTYIELINFFGNRNQISQTFNNFGAYSRDAVTNPLTGITTPSNPAPVYNSNYIESTAIGGKVKYYPLISVGIQIKF; from the coding sequence ATGAAAGAATCGGCTCCATTCACATCGACGTTGTTTTTGATTCTTTCTTGGGTTTTCGTTTTGGTTGTCTTTTTCCATTCTCCCTTGTTCGCGCAAAAACCCTTACTGGTGGAAGTTGTGATCACCGATGAAACGGGGAATAACGCGGTTTCAAATACGCCGGTCGTATTCCAGGAAATCGGAAAGTATCTCATTACGAACGGAGAAGGTTCCGTAAAGGTCGCCTTTCCCGCTCCGGGAACTTACAACCTGAGAATTATGACTTCCGAAAAGGTTTTTAAAAAAACGGTGACCGTGGAATACGACGGTCAGAAAAAATTTCTTTTCGTTCGTAAGCCCGTTCCCGGAGAGATCAACGTTTACGGCGATAAGGATTTGGAATCCCTTTCGAGATACACATTGAATCAGGAAGAAATTCGAAGATTGCCCGGCGCTCAAAACGACGCGTTGAAGGCGATTCAAACCCTTCCCGGAATCGCGGCCGTTCCTCCGATCGGTTTGTCCTCGTCTTCGTTTAACAATTTGGTCAACAGCGTGGGGAACTCGAACCCGTATTCGAACAGCGAACGCGGTTTTTTGGTGATGCGCGGAGGCGGAACGCTCGCCAACGGTTATTATCTGGACGGTTTTCCGATGACTTATCCCTATCACCTGGGCGACCAATCTTCCGTACTAAATAATAATATTATAAAGTCGTTTAATATTTACTCGGGCGCGTTTCCCGTGCAGTTCGGTTTTGCGACGGGCGGGATCATCGACATTCGAACCCCCGACGCGGTCGCTAAAACTTTTTCCGTAATCAATCTGAACACGTTTCTTTCCGACGTGTATCATCAGAATAAGATCGCCGAGAATTTATACGCGATCGTTTCCGCGAGAAAATCCTATCCGAACGTTACGATGTTGAAGTTGTATCCGGAAGGAATTCCTCAGGATGCGAAATACGCGGACTACGAGGACTATCAAGCCAAGTTCAATTGGAAACCGGGAAACAATCATACGTTCAACGTTCTTCTTTTCGGAGCCAAGGATAAACAGAAATACACGAAGGCTCAGGACGATTTCGAAAACAGTAAAAAAGAATTCTTAGGTCTTTCCACTTTGCAGGAAGCTGCGTCGGGCCGTCCTCCCGTGGGTTTGGAGCGATTGTTTCGAACGAGCGGTTTCCGTTATACGTATAATAATAAATCCTGGTTCGAAACCTCCGTGTCTCTTTCGAACAATTATTTTCGAGAGAATTTCGAAGTGAACTTCAACAATCCGTTGACCGCCGAGCTGATCTTCGGTTTGCAGAACGTCACCACTCAGAATATTAACTTTTTGGAAAATAATACGAGGGTCACTCTGATTGAAAGACATCTAACGTTTCGTTTCGGAGGACAACTTAGGGAAAAGACGATTCAACTTCAGGGCGAGGACATCAAATCTTCCAATTCCACCTTTCTCGATTTTTTCAACAGCCTTTTGGATTCCAATCGTCAGTTCCGCGCTTTGATCGAAGGGGATCATATTCATACGAGAGAGATCGCGGGTTTTGCCGAGTTGGAATTTAAGATCGGCGGTTTCAGCGTTCTTCCCGGTTACAGACACGACTACTACGATAAGGTGCACGAAAAACGGGACGCGTTTCGCGGAAGAGCCGAGTATGAAATTCTTAAAACCGGAACGAAATTTTTGGCGGGAACGGGAGAACACTACAACGCTCCGTTGCAGATCGAACAGTATTCCGCGAGATCTGGAAATCCGAATCTGAAGATGGAACATTCGATTCATTCTTCCGTGGGAATCGAACAAAGAATCTCTTCGGATTATATCATCAAGGTGGAAGGCTTTCATAATCAGTATTCCAATCTTGTTACGCCCGATTCTTACGTTCAAGATCCGTATCAACCGAACAACGAAAAACGAGACATCGTAAATCATACCGCCGACGTAGAAAAAAATCCTTACATAGTCAGAAACATGAACTACTCGAATTCAAGGGACGGTTATTCGAGAGGTGTGGAGTTTTTTCTAAAAGCCAATCAGGGTTCGGCGAGAAGATTCTTCGGTTGGATTTCTTATACGAATTCCGTTTCGAAAAGAAACAACCACCAGCCCCAACTTACGGACGACGAGGAAAAACAAAGAACGAAGGATAACCGAGGTCATAGACTTCAATACCAATTGCACGAAGGCGGAAACTATCTCAATTACTACGACGACGGCAAGTTCGAACTTCTCGTCGACAACGACAAACTGCTGTTATACGATTACGATAGAACGCATATTCTCAACATCGTGTTCGCTTGGAAGTTCGGTCAGAGTTGGCAGATCGGAAGTAAATATACGTATCTTACGAACGTCCCGATCACTCCGATCGTCGGTTCGAACAAGGCCGCGGCGATCGCTTCCACGGGTATCAATTTATACAATCCGAAGTACGCGGACCATTATAACTCGGGGAGATGGCCAGACTTTCATCAGCTCGATATTCGTATCGATCGTTTTATGAACTATCAATGGGGTTACGTGAACACGTACATCGAACTCATCAATTTTTTCGGAAACAGAAATCAGATCAGTCAGACGTTCAATAACTTCGGAGCTTACTCGAGGGACGCGGTGACCAATCCTCTGACGGGTATCACGACTCCGAGCAATCCGGCCCCGGTATATAATTCCAATTACATCGAGTCCACGGCCATCGGAGGAAAGGTGAAATATTATCCTTTGATCAGCGTCGGGATTCAGATTAAGTTTTAG
- a CDS encoding crossover junction endodeoxyribonuclease RuvC: MRIIGIDPGSHRAGYAVLEKASSKIRILTYGTVEVPSGTPSPENLLILRKGLVDLLEEYKPAIASVEEMFFAKNKKTASRVFESRGVLLLTLAELNIRILEPTVSQIKKGTTGSGTADKKQIRQALKILLGIDLLKGHDDSWDAVAAAYVGLSMSSSPLLGARVR; this comes from the coding sequence TTGAGAATCATCGGAATCGATCCGGGTTCGCATAGAGCCGGTTATGCGGTTTTGGAAAAGGCATCTTCTAAGATTCGGATTCTTACCTACGGAACCGTAGAAGTTCCTTCGGGAACTCCGAGTCCCGAGAATCTTTTGATCCTTCGAAAAGGTCTTGTCGATCTTTTGGAAGAATATAAACCTGCGATCGCTTCGGTAGAGGAGATGTTTTTTGCTAAGAATAAAAAAACCGCGTCTCGTGTGTTCGAATCCCGAGGTGTTCTTTTGCTTACATTAGCGGAATTGAATATTCGAATTTTAGAACCTACCGTTTCTCAAATCAAAAAGGGAACCACGGGAAGCGGAACGGCGGATAAAAAACAGATTCGCCAAGCGTTGAAGATTCTTTTGGGAATCGATCTGCTCAAAGGCCACGACGATTCTTGGGACGCGGTCGCGGCGGCTTATGTCGGGCTTTCGATGAGCTCCAGTCCTTTGCTCGGAGCTCGGGTTCGTTGA
- a CDS encoding YebC/PmpR family DNA-binding transcriptional regulator translates to MSGHSKWATIKRKKDAIDSKRGAIFTRVGKEITVAAKMGGGDPEGNPRLRLAVLKAKSVNMPKDNIERAIKKGTGDLEGVTYEECLYECFGPGGIAIMVSAVTDKKSRTTPEIKSILTKLGGSLATSGSVSRLFEKKGVIVLESAQIGEDELVDLAVGAGAEDVINEGDVYRVITAPDDYETVLHALNEKGLKAEESEIRYIALVSSEIADKEVAEKVMKLIDQLDGHDDVTSVTSNFELAESLEKEFE, encoded by the coding sequence ATGTCCGGACATTCGAAGTGGGCAACGATCAAACGTAAGAAAGACGCGATCGATTCCAAACGCGGAGCCATTTTTACCCGAGTAGGAAAAGAAATCACAGTAGCCGCAAAGATGGGAGGAGGAGATCCGGAAGGAAATCCGAGACTTAGACTCGCGGTGCTGAAAGCCAAGTCAGTGAACATGCCCAAAGACAATATAGAAAGGGCGATCAAAAAAGGAACCGGAGATTTGGAAGGAGTCACTTACGAAGAGTGTCTCTACGAATGTTTCGGACCCGGCGGTATCGCGATCATGGTATCCGCCGTTACCGATAAAAAATCGAGAACGACTCCGGAGATCAAAAGTATTCTTACCAAGTTGGGAGGTTCTCTTGCGACTTCCGGTTCGGTGAGCAGACTTTTTGAAAAGAAAGGAGTGATCGTTTTGGAATCCGCTCAGATCGGAGAAGACGAATTGGTCGATCTCGCGGTCGGAGCCGGAGCGGAGGACGTGATCAACGAGGGCGACGTTTACAGAGTGATCACCGCACCAGACGATTACGAAACCGTTCTACACGCGTTGAACGAAAAAGGACTCAAAGCGGAAGAATCAGAAATTCGTTATATCGCTTTGGTCAGTTCGGAAATCGCGGACAAGGAAGTTGCAGAAAAAGTAATGAAGTTGATCGATCAACTCGACGGTCACGACGACGTTACTTCCGTTACTTCCAACTTCGAATTGGCGGAATCGCTCGAAAAAGAATTTGAGTGA
- a CDS encoding type III pantothenate kinase, with protein sequence MLLVVDVGNTNTVFGIFENGKTTPLFHKRTVTRKDRTSDELGLFFKGFLREFKIENEAITGGIYSSVVPTLNPILDRMFLDWFKIEAVRVHYQMNLPFAIAYPRPYEIGADRLVNAAASVIDSPGKSIIIDLGTATTFCVVSEKPEYLGGVIAPGLKVSMDALTRNTSQLPPIVFQSPEKILGDSTIESIQAGFFFGWIGLLEGIIREIKKDKGDDYRVIGTGGLVTVIDAAHPGIFDKIDPLLTLRGLQILHQMNR encoded by the coding sequence ATGCTCTTAGTAGTCGACGTAGGCAATACGAACACGGTCTTCGGAATTTTCGAAAACGGGAAGACCACTCCTCTCTTTCACAAACGAACCGTTACTCGAAAAGATAGAACGTCCGACGAACTCGGACTGTTCTTCAAGGGATTCTTAAGAGAATTCAAAATCGAAAACGAAGCGATCACCGGCGGAATTTATTCCAGCGTCGTTCCTACTTTAAATCCGATCTTGGATAGAATGTTCTTGGATTGGTTTAAGATCGAAGCCGTTCGCGTTCACTATCAGATGAATCTTCCTTTTGCGATCGCTTATCCGAGACCATACGAAATCGGAGCGGATCGTCTCGTAAACGCCGCGGCGTCCGTGATCGATTCTCCCGGAAAATCCATCATCATCGACTTGGGAACCGCGACCACTTTCTGTGTGGTGAGCGAAAAACCGGAATATCTAGGAGGTGTGATCGCACCGGGTTTGAAAGTTTCCATGGACGCGCTGACTCGAAACACTTCTCAACTTCCTCCGATCGTATTTCAATCTCCCGAAAAAATCTTAGGCGATTCGACGATCGAATCGATTCAAGCCGGATTCTTCTTCGGTTGGATCGGTCTTTTGGAAGGAATCATTCGCGAAATCAAAAAAGACAAAGGCGACGATTATAGAGTGATCGGAACCGGCGGTTTGGTCACGGTGATCGACGCGGCTCATCCGGGAATCTTCGATAAGATCGATCCGCTTTTGACTCTGCGCGGTTTACAAATCCTTCATCAGATGAATCGATAA
- a CDS encoding alpha/beta fold hydrolase, with translation MVNPNEETIKVSKNRIEGFIKSEEWNLQYIAEGQGPDLFVIGSALYYDRSFSKNLRDSCRMIFADHRGYANGSSSTDKKDFSLDIVLEDMERVRKKLGLNRVILLGHSGHGYMALEYAKKYPQNVSHLILMCMTPDLSKKSHELIESYFQENASADRKEYFGERMSRLGEAISKDPESAFKLFNVYAGARSWYDFKYDSSWLWRDVPVNTAFFDHVWGEIFRDIDIKPKLDKIEAPVYLALGRHDYLMPPAYLWEPVLPLFKDITLRYFEKSGHTPQLEEPETFDRELLSWLKEKKAL, from the coding sequence TTGGTAAATCCAAACGAGGAAACGATCAAAGTGAGTAAGAATCGAATCGAAGGTTTTATAAAATCCGAAGAATGGAATCTTCAATATATCGCGGAAGGACAAGGTCCGGATTTGTTCGTAATCGGGAGCGCGCTTTATTACGATCGAAGTTTTTCAAAAAACCTGCGCGATTCTTGCAGAATGATTTTTGCGGATCATAGGGGTTATGCGAACGGAAGTTCTTCCACGGATAAAAAGGATTTTTCTCTGGATATCGTTTTGGAGGATATGGAACGCGTTCGAAAAAAACTCGGATTGAATCGCGTCATTTTACTCGGACATTCCGGTCACGGTTATATGGCTCTCGAATACGCGAAAAAATATCCGCAAAACGTATCCCATCTGATCTTGATGTGTATGACTCCCGATCTATCCAAAAAAAGTCACGAGTTGATCGAATCGTATTTTCAAGAGAACGCTTCCGCCGATCGCAAGGAATATTTCGGAGAAAGAATGTCCAGACTCGGAGAAGCGATTTCGAAAGACCCAGAAAGCGCATTCAAATTATTTAATGTATATGCGGGCGCCCGAAGTTGGTATGATTTCAAATACGATTCTTCTTGGCTTTGGCGGGACGTTCCCGTAAACACCGCGTTCTTCGATCACGTTTGGGGAGAAATTTTCCGCGACATCGATATCAAACCGAAACTCGATAAGATCGAAGCGCCCGTTTATCTCGCTCTCGGAAGACACGATTATCTGATGCCTCCCGCTTATCTTTGGGAACCCGTTTTACCGCTTTTTAAGGATATAACTTTGCGTTATTTCGAAAAGAGCGGACATACGCCCCAACTTGAGGAACCGGAAACGTTCGATCGCGAACTTCTTTCCTGGTTAAAGGAGAAGAAGGCGCTTTAA